In the genome of Vibrio sp. NTOU-M3, one region contains:
- the recA gene encoding recombinase RecA — protein MDENKQKALAAALGQIEKQFGKGSIMRLGDNRAMDVETISTGSLSLDIALGAGGLPMGRIVEIYGPESSGKTTLTLECIAAAQKQGKTCAFIDAEHALDPVYAKKLGVDIDALLVSQPDTGEQALEICDALARSGAIDVMVVDSVAALTPKAEIEGEMGDSHMGLQARMLSQAMRKLTGNLKQSNCMCIFINQIRMKIGVMFGNPETTTGGNALKFYASVRLDIRRTGSIKEGDEVVGNETRIKVVKNKIAAPFKQAETQILYGQGFNREGELIDLGVKHKLIEKAGAWYSYNGDKIGQGKANAGKFLRENTEAAKAIDAKLREMLLSPAEIQPDDAELGQMPEQEEL, from the coding sequence ATGGACGAGAACAAACAGAAAGCGCTCGCCGCTGCGCTAGGTCAAATTGAAAAACAATTCGGTAAAGGCTCAATTATGCGCCTTGGTGACAACCGCGCAATGGACGTAGAAACGATTTCTACTGGTTCACTTTCTCTTGATATTGCTCTTGGTGCTGGTGGCCTGCCGATGGGCCGTATCGTAGAGATCTACGGTCCAGAATCATCAGGTAAAACAACATTAACACTTGAATGTATTGCTGCAGCGCAAAAGCAAGGTAAAACTTGTGCGTTTATCGATGCTGAGCATGCGTTAGATCCTGTATATGCGAAGAAACTTGGTGTTGATATTGATGCGTTATTGGTTTCTCAGCCAGATACAGGTGAGCAGGCGCTAGAGATCTGTGACGCACTGGCTCGCTCTGGTGCTATCGACGTTATGGTTGTCGATTCAGTAGCTGCTTTAACACCTAAAGCGGAAATTGAAGGCGAAATGGGTGATAGCCACATGGGTCTTCAGGCTCGTATGCTTTCTCAAGCAATGCGTAAGTTAACGGGTAACCTAAAGCAATCTAACTGTATGTGTATCTTCATCAACCAAATCCGTATGAAAATTGGTGTGATGTTCGGTAACCCAGAAACAACCACTGGTGGTAACGCACTTAAGTTCTACGCGTCAGTTCGTCTTGATATTCGCCGTACAGGTTCAATCAAAGAAGGCGATGAAGTTGTTGGTAACGAAACTCGCATCAAGGTTGTGAAGAACAAGATTGCTGCACCATTTAAACAAGCTGAAACACAAATTCTATATGGTCAAGGCTTCAACCGCGAAGGTGAATTGATTGACCTAGGTGTTAAGCACAAGCTAATCGAAAAAGCGGGTGCTTGGTACAGCTACAATGGTGACAAGATTGGCCAAGGTAAAGCAAACGCAGGTAAGTTCTTACGTGAAAATACTGAAGCTGCAAAAGCTATTGATGCTAAACTGCGTGAAATGTTGCTTTCACCAGCAGAAATCCAGCCGGATGATGCGGAACTAGGCCAAATGCCAGAGCAAGAAGAGCTATAA
- the csrA gene encoding carbon storage regulator CsrA: MLILTRRVGETLMIGDEVTVTVLGVKGNQVRIGVNAPKEVSVHREEIYMRIQAEKGNGNTASGNY; the protein is encoded by the coding sequence ATGCTAATTTTGACTCGCCGTGTTGGCGAAACCCTAATGATTGGTGATGAAGTTACAGTAACGGTACTTGGTGTTAAAGGTAACCAAGTTCGTATCGGCGTTAATGCTCCGAAAGAAGTATCTGTTCACCGTGAAGAGATCTACATGCGCATTCAAGCAGAAAAAGGTAATGGTAACACTGCTTCTGGCAACTACTAA
- the oadA gene encoding sodium-extruding oxaloacetate decarboxylase subunit alpha, translated as MSKPLALTDVVLRDAHQSLFATRMRIEDMLPIAAELDKVGYWSLETWGGATFDACIRFLGEDPWERLRELKKAMPNTPMQMLLRGQNLLGYRHYADDVVEKFVERAHANGMDVFRIFDAMNDVRNFQKAVKAAVDVGAHAQGTLSYTTSPVHNADTWVDLAKRLEDLGCHSLCIKDMSGLLKPYEAEELITRIKASCDVPLALHCHATTGLSTATAVKAVEAGIDILDTAISSMSCTYGHTPTETVVAMLQGTERDTNFKLDQLEPIAAYFREVRKKYAKFEGQLKGVDSRILIAQVPGGMLTNMEGQLKEQGAADRLDEVLEEIPRVRKDLGYIPLVTPTSQIVGTQAVINVLTGERYKSITKETAGVLKGEYGAAPAEVNAELQAKVLDGGEAITCRPADLLQDELDNLTTELLEKAKAESISLAEETVDDVLTYALFPQVGLKFLKNRHNPEAFEPAPGKEEPVAPVVQVAEGGIETYSVKVDGQVYDVEVGPQGQLTSVSPATKSTEQAPAPAPSGNSETVPAPLAGNIFKVNVASGVEVAEGDVLLILEAMKMETEVRAARGGIVQDLHVKEGDSVTVGSPLLSLA; from the coding sequence ATGTCTAAACCACTAGCTTTAACGGATGTGGTCCTTCGTGATGCCCATCAATCACTGTTTGCAACTCGTATGCGAATTGAAGATATGTTACCGATCGCGGCAGAGTTAGATAAGGTCGGTTATTGGTCGCTAGAAACCTGGGGCGGCGCGACGTTTGATGCCTGTATTCGATTCTTGGGAGAAGACCCTTGGGAGCGTTTGCGTGAGCTTAAAAAAGCGATGCCAAATACTCCAATGCAAATGCTGCTGCGTGGCCAAAACTTACTTGGTTATCGTCACTATGCTGATGATGTTGTCGAAAAGTTTGTTGAGCGTGCGCACGCGAATGGTATGGACGTATTCCGTATTTTTGATGCAATGAATGACGTTCGTAACTTCCAAAAAGCAGTGAAAGCTGCCGTTGACGTCGGTGCACATGCTCAAGGGACGCTGTCATATACAACGAGCCCGGTTCATAACGCTGATACTTGGGTTGATTTAGCAAAGCGTCTTGAAGATCTTGGTTGCCACTCATTGTGTATTAAAGATATGTCAGGGCTGCTTAAACCTTATGAAGCAGAAGAGCTGATCACTCGTATTAAGGCATCATGTGATGTTCCGCTTGCACTTCACTGTCACGCGACAACTGGATTGTCGACAGCGACGGCAGTCAAAGCTGTGGAAGCTGGAATTGATATCCTTGATACGGCTATTTCTTCGATGAGTTGTACTTACGGGCACACACCAACCGAAACGGTAGTCGCTATGTTGCAAGGTACAGAGCGAGACACCAACTTTAAATTGGATCAATTAGAACCAATTGCTGCTTATTTCCGTGAAGTTCGTAAAAAGTACGCGAAATTTGAAGGGCAACTGAAAGGTGTCGATTCGCGTATTCTTATTGCTCAAGTTCCCGGTGGTATGCTGACAAATATGGAAGGGCAGCTAAAAGAGCAAGGTGCTGCCGACCGTCTTGATGAAGTGCTGGAAGAGATCCCTCGCGTCCGCAAAGATCTTGGTTATATTCCTCTCGTGACACCCACGTCACAAATTGTTGGTACTCAAGCTGTGATCAATGTACTAACTGGCGAGCGCTATAAGAGTATTACCAAAGAAACCGCTGGCGTATTGAAAGGTGAGTATGGTGCTGCGCCTGCAGAAGTTAATGCAGAACTACAAGCGAAAGTTCTTGATGGTGGGGAAGCCATCACTTGTCGTCCGGCTGATCTTTTGCAAGATGAATTAGATAACCTAACCACCGAGCTGCTTGAAAAAGCAAAAGCGGAAAGCATTTCTTTGGCTGAAGAAACGGTTGATGATGTTCTAACTTACGCTTTGTTCCCTCAAGTAGGGCTTAAGTTCCTGAAAAATCGCCATAATCCAGAGGCGTTTGAACCTGCACCAGGCAAGGAAGAACCTGTAGCTCCTGTCGTCCAGGTTGCTGAGGGCGGAATTGAAACCTACAGCGTTAAAGTAGATGGGCAGGTTTATGATGTTGAAGTGGGACCTCAAGGTCAGTTAACGTCTGTTTCCCCTGCAACAAAATCCACAGAACAAGCACCAGCGCCTGCTCCAAGTGGTAACAGTGAAACTGTACCTGCTCCTCTTGCTGGCAATATCTTTAAGGTCAATGTAGCGAGTGGTGTGGAAGTTGCGGAAGGGGATGTCCTACTGATTCTTGAAGCGATGAAGATGGAGACAGAAGTTCGCGCGGCGCGTGGTGGTATTGTTCAGGATCTTCATGTGAAAGAAGGGGATTCTGTCACAGTCGGTTCGCCACTTCTGAGCTTAGCATAA
- the mutS gene encoding DNA mismatch repair protein MutS translates to MMQQYLKLKAENPDILLFYRMGDFYELFYDDAKRASQLLDISLTKRGASAGEPIPMAGVPFHAVEGYLAKLVQLGESVAICEQIGDPATSKGPVERKVVRIVTPGTVTDEALLSERIDNLIAAIYYHDGKFGYATLDVTSGRFQLMEPETEEAMAAELQRTSPRELLFPEDFESVHLMSSRNGNRRRPVWEFELDTAKQQLNQQFGTRDLIGFGVENAKLGLCAAGCLIQYVKDTQRTALPHIRALTFDRQDHSVILDAATRRNLEITQNLAGGTDNTLAEVIDHTATPMGSRMLKRWLHQPMRDIDTLNHRLDAISELKELSLFADLHPVLKQVGDVERILARLALRSARPRDMARLRFAMQQLPELAQIMGELSHPYLGKLAQYAAPMDEVCDLLERAIKDNPPVVIRDGGVIAEGYNPELDEWRKLADGATEYLEKLEADERDRHGIDTLKVGYNNVHGFFIQVSRGQSHLVPPHYVRRQTLKNAERYIIPELKEHEDKVLNSKSKALALEKQLWEQLFDLLMPHLEQMQNLASALSQIDVLQNLAERADSLDYCRPVLTKEAGIHIQGGRHPVVEQVMDEPFIANPIELNPQRKMLIITGPNMGGKSTYMRQTALIALMAHIGAYVPAESAQIGSIDRIFTRIGASDDLASGRSTFMVEMTETANILHNATANSLVLMDEIGRGTSTYDGLSLAWASAEWLAKELGSMTLFATHYFELTELPNQIPHLANVHLDAVEHGDSIAFMHAVQEGAASKSYGLAVAALAGVPKTVIKQARAKLTQLEQLSQSGETGLPSTAVDITNQLSLIPEPSEIEEALANIAPDDLTPRQALEELYRLKKLL, encoded by the coding sequence ATGATGCAACAATATCTCAAGCTCAAAGCTGAAAATCCGGATATTTTGCTGTTCTATCGCATGGGCGACTTCTACGAGCTTTTTTACGACGATGCCAAACGCGCCTCTCAGCTGTTGGATATTTCTTTAACTAAACGCGGTGCATCAGCTGGCGAACCTATTCCAATGGCGGGCGTGCCGTTTCATGCAGTTGAGGGTTACTTAGCGAAATTGGTACAGCTTGGTGAGTCGGTGGCTATTTGTGAGCAAATTGGCGATCCTGCGACCAGCAAAGGCCCTGTTGAGCGTAAAGTCGTACGGATTGTGACACCAGGAACAGTAACGGACGAAGCATTACTTTCTGAGCGTATCGATAATCTGATCGCCGCCATTTATTACCACGATGGTAAGTTTGGTTATGCTACCCTTGATGTAACTTCTGGTCGTTTCCAATTAATGGAGCCAGAAACAGAAGAAGCCATGGCAGCAGAACTTCAGCGAACCTCCCCACGTGAACTATTATTCCCTGAAGATTTTGAATCCGTTCATCTGATGTCTTCACGCAACGGCAATCGCCGCCGTCCTGTCTGGGAATTCGAACTTGATACCGCCAAACAGCAACTGAACCAACAATTTGGTACCCGTGATCTCATTGGGTTTGGTGTTGAGAATGCAAAGCTAGGCCTGTGTGCCGCAGGTTGTTTGATTCAATATGTAAAAGATACCCAACGCACAGCTTTGCCTCACATACGTGCTCTAACCTTTGATCGCCAAGATCATTCTGTCATTTTGGATGCCGCTACACGACGCAATCTAGAGATCACACAAAACCTTGCTGGAGGCACTGACAATACGTTAGCCGAAGTCATTGATCATACTGCAACACCAATGGGCAGTCGCATGCTTAAGCGTTGGTTGCACCAGCCTATGCGCGATATCGACACGCTCAATCATCGCCTTGATGCCATCAGTGAACTGAAAGAACTCAGTTTGTTCGCAGATCTTCATCCGGTATTGAAACAAGTCGGCGATGTCGAACGCATTCTCGCCAGACTGGCTCTACGCAGTGCCCGCCCTCGTGATATGGCTCGTCTGCGCTTTGCCATGCAGCAGCTCCCAGAACTGGCCCAAATAATGGGCGAGCTTTCTCATCCTTACCTTGGAAAGCTGGCTCAGTATGCGGCACCAATGGACGAGGTTTGCGATTTACTTGAACGCGCGATTAAAGATAACCCTCCCGTGGTGATCCGCGATGGCGGTGTGATAGCCGAAGGTTACAATCCCGAGCTCGATGAGTGGCGCAAGCTAGCTGACGGTGCCACTGAGTACTTAGAAAAGCTTGAGGCTGATGAACGTGACCGCCACGGTATCGATACGCTCAAAGTGGGTTATAACAATGTGCATGGTTTCTTTATTCAAGTCAGCCGAGGGCAAAGCCATTTAGTGCCACCACATTATGTGCGCCGTCAAACGCTAAAGAATGCCGAGCGTTACATTATTCCTGAATTAAAAGAACATGAAGATAAGGTGTTGAACTCAAAATCCAAAGCGCTTGCTCTGGAAAAACAACTTTGGGAACAACTGTTTGATCTGCTCATGCCGCACTTGGAACAGATGCAAAATCTTGCATCGGCATTATCTCAAATAGATGTATTGCAAAACCTAGCTGAGCGGGCAGATTCACTCGATTATTGCCGTCCGGTTCTCACTAAAGAAGCTGGGATCCACATTCAAGGTGGGCGTCACCCTGTCGTTGAACAAGTGATGGATGAACCGTTTATCGCTAACCCTATTGAGTTAAACCCACAGCGAAAGATGTTGATCATCACTGGTCCTAATATGGGTGGTAAGTCTACGTACATGCGTCAGACTGCCCTCATTGCGCTGATGGCTCATATTGGTGCTTATGTACCTGCGGAGTCTGCACAAATCGGTTCTATTGATCGTATTTTTACCCGTATTGGTGCATCCGACGATCTCGCATCTGGCCGTTCGACTTTTATGGTCGAAATGACAGAAACCGCGAACATTTTGCATAATGCAACGGCAAACAGTTTAGTGTTAATGGATGAAATTGGACGCGGAACCAGTACCTACGATGGTCTATCTCTTGCTTGGGCAAGTGCCGAATGGCTGGCTAAAGAGCTCGGTTCAATGACGCTCTTTGCCACACACTATTTTGAACTCACAGAGCTACCAAACCAAATCCCACATTTAGCGAATGTTCATTTAGATGCCGTTGAACATGGCGATAGCATTGCGTTTATGCATGCCGTTCAAGAAGGTGCCGCGAGTAAATCTTATGGCCTTGCTGTTGCAGCCCTTGCTGGTGTGCCTAAAACAGTGATCAAACAGGCTCGGGCCAAGCTCACTCAGCTAGAGCAACTAAGCCAATCTGGAGAAACTGGGCTACCAAGTACAGCTGTTGACATAACAAACCAGCTCAGCCTCATTCCTGAACCCAGTGAAATTGAAGAGGCGCTGGCCAATATAGCCCCAGACGATCTCACACCTCGTCAAGCGCTGGAAGAACTGTATCGTTTGAAAAAGCTTCTCTAA
- a CDS encoding oxaloacetate decarboxylase subunit gamma, with protein MENIGSLLVDAAAMMFTGMAVVFIFLTILVYLVRLMSKLVPEEVPEPIVAPNQNNKVQTKSSAVSPKVVAAISAAVHQYRTSTAK; from the coding sequence ATGGAAAATATTGGAAGCCTGCTAGTAGATGCAGCCGCCATGATGTTCACCGGAATGGCTGTTGTGTTTATTTTCCTAACTATTCTCGTCTATCTCGTTCGGTTGATGTCGAAGCTGGTACCAGAAGAAGTGCCAGAACCGATCGTTGCCCCAAATCAAAATAACAAAGTTCAAACTAAATCTTCTGCTGTTAGCCCGAAGGTAGTTGCGGCTATTTCCGCAGCGGTGCATCAATATCGTACCTCTACCGCTAAATAG
- a CDS encoding aspartate kinase — protein MKKPLIVQKFGGTSVGSIERIHQVAKHIIKAKNDGNQVVVVVSAMSGETNRLMELAKQIDSVPTARELDVLLSAGEQVSMALLAMTLNKLGHAARSLTGAQANIVTDNQHNDATIKYIDTSIIDELLALDQIVIVAGFQGINEKGDITTLGRGGSDTSAVTLAGALGAKECQIFTDVDGVYSCDPRVVENAAKLDVIDFPSMEEMARKGAKVLHLPSVQFAWQNKVPLRVLSTFDSNAGSLVTGEQCQRAVCGLAIQRDMSLIKVSSDHLSNVKKQCQLLGIRIWNVIEHPEWTGIIIKQDACAKLALVFSDKIRNSEPLSLLTVVGLRAEELVERSCELLEEQGIQVGHVAQKKQSLMFALLPECVDKAANILHDAYITSNEVEDYQQKHAFLG, from the coding sequence GTGAAAAAGCCCCTTATCGTGCAAAAGTTTGGCGGAACCTCTGTGGGTTCAATTGAAAGGATCCATCAGGTCGCTAAACACATCATTAAGGCGAAAAATGATGGCAATCAAGTTGTCGTTGTGGTGTCTGCTATGTCAGGCGAAACAAATCGACTCATGGAGCTCGCTAAGCAAATAGATAGCGTTCCAACGGCTCGAGAACTTGATGTTTTGCTCTCTGCTGGTGAGCAAGTGTCGATGGCACTACTCGCAATGACGCTCAATAAATTGGGTCATGCTGCGCGCTCACTTACCGGAGCACAAGCGAATATTGTGACGGACAATCAACACAATGACGCGACGATTAAATATATTGATACCTCGATAATTGATGAATTATTAGCGTTAGATCAGATAGTGATAGTCGCAGGTTTTCAAGGGATCAATGAAAAAGGGGACATCACCACACTTGGCCGTGGTGGTTCCGATACTAGTGCAGTGACGTTAGCGGGTGCATTAGGCGCAAAGGAATGCCAGATCTTTACTGATGTCGATGGCGTATACAGTTGCGATCCTCGAGTCGTCGAAAATGCGGCGAAACTTGATGTCATCGACTTCCCTTCTATGGAAGAAATGGCACGTAAAGGGGCTAAAGTATTACATTTACCTTCAGTCCAATTTGCTTGGCAAAACAAAGTGCCATTGAGAGTTCTATCTACATTTGATAGCAATGCAGGTAGCTTGGTGACAGGAGAGCAATGCCAGCGCGCTGTGTGTGGTTTGGCGATTCAACGTGACATGAGCCTTATTAAGGTCAGTTCAGACCACCTGTCTAATGTGAAAAAACAATGCCAGTTGTTAGGTATACGCATATGGAATGTGATCGAACATCCAGAATGGACAGGCATTATTATAAAACAAGATGCTTGTGCCAAATTGGCTCTGGTTTTCAGCGATAAAATCCGTAATAGTGAGCCTTTAAGTTTGCTAACTGTTGTTGGTTTGCGAGCTGAAGAATTGGTAGAGCGTTCATGTGAGTTATTAGAAGAGCAGGGGATCCAAGTAGGTCATGTTGCTCAGAAAAAACAGTCATTGATGTTCGCCTTGTTGCCTGAATGCGTCGATAAAGCGGCCAATATTCTTCACGATGCTTATATAACATCTAATGAAGTAGAAGATTATCAACAAAAACATGCGTTTTTAGGTTAG
- the pncC gene encoding nicotinamide-nucleotide amidase has translation MESQQNLSKQLGKLLSEQRLVLTTAESCTGGGVSTAITDIAGSSAWFDRAFITYSNEAKMEMLGVKAETLQEHGAVSEETVLEMVRGAVSHSNANIGVSISGVAGPGGGSIDKPVGTVWFAWADDCGWQHSALYHFEGDRAQVRKQAIHVAQEVLYNELTRRR, from the coding sequence ATGGAATCACAGCAAAATTTATCCAAACAGCTTGGAAAGCTTCTTAGTGAACAACGTCTGGTTTTAACAACGGCTGAATCGTGCACTGGCGGTGGTGTATCTACTGCAATAACAGATATAGCAGGCAGTTCAGCGTGGTTTGATCGAGCATTTATCACCTACAGTAACGAAGCCAAAATGGAAATGTTAGGGGTGAAAGCTGAAACGCTTCAAGAGCATGGTGCGGTGAGTGAAGAAACCGTCCTTGAAATGGTCCGTGGGGCTGTTTCTCATTCTAATGCGAATATTGGTGTTTCTATAAGTGGGGTTGCAGGGCCCGGAGGTGGCTCAATCGATAAACCTGTAGGAACGGTTTGGTTCGCTTGGGCTGATGATTGTGGTTGGCAGCACTCCGCTCTATATCACTTTGAAGGTGACCGAGCGCAAGTGAGGAAACAGGCAATACACGTAGCGCAAGAAGTACTGTATAACGAGCTGACTCGCCGACGTTGA
- the recX gene encoding recombination regulator RecX, protein MFQRKPPTLSSKEAAMQLLSRRDHGEYELYQKLSLKGYEQEAIEEAVNFCLDHNYLDDLRYAKSQIRQHVYKGHGERRIRQELNQKRVADHLIDKAMQEESQDWFECAKLVAEKKFKGIRAKDQKEYAKQVRFLQYRGYTFEQIEYALSFDEQE, encoded by the coding sequence ATGTTCCAACGTAAACCCCCGACGCTATCGAGTAAAGAAGCCGCAATGCAGTTACTTAGCCGCCGTGATCATGGTGAATATGAACTGTATCAGAAGCTGAGCTTAAAAGGCTATGAGCAAGAAGCGATCGAGGAGGCTGTTAACTTCTGCCTCGACCACAACTATTTAGATGATCTACGTTACGCTAAAAGCCAAATTCGCCAACATGTCTACAAAGGGCATGGTGAAAGAAGGATCCGTCAAGAATTGAATCAAAAACGTGTTGCTGACCATTTGATTGATAAAGCGATGCAAGAGGAGTCACAGGACTGGTTTGAGTGTGCAAAGTTAGTTGCAGAGAAGAAATTCAAAGGAATAAGAGCCAAAGATCAAAAAGAGTACGCTAAACAAGTGCGTTTTTTGCAATATCGAGGCTATACATTTGAGCAAATCGAATATGCGCTGAGCTTTGATGAACAGGAATAA
- the alaS gene encoding alanine--tRNA ligase: MYMSTDEVRNAFLKFFESKGHQIVESSSLVPHNDPTLLFTNAGMNQFKDCFLGLEKRAYTRATTAQRCVRAGGKHNDLENVGFTARHHTFFEMLGNFSFGDYFKEDAIAFAWEFLTETLKLPAERLLVTIYETDDEAFDIWNKKVGVPADRIIRIGDKKGGKPYESDNFWQMGDTGPCGPCTEIFYDHGEHIWGGRPGTPEEDGDRFIEIWNNVFMQFNRHADGTMEPLPKPSVDTGMGIERISAIMQGVHSNYEIDVFQTLIKAAAEVIGYEDLSNQSLRVIADHIRSCSFLIVDGVMPSNEGRGYVLRRIIRRAVRHGNKLGAQGAFFHKLVGVLADIMGTAGEELKRQQAVVEKVLRIEEENFGRTLERGMAILNEALDNLDGKVLDGETVFKLYDTYGFPADLTNDVAREREFAIDEEGFEKAMEEQRQRAREAGNFGTDYNAAIKVDTQTEFCGYTGTKGSSSVAAMFVEGNEVDSLSAGDKAIIVLGETPFYAESGGQCGDAGEIRTESGVFRVEDTQKLGNAIAHHGVMAEGVLAKGDEVATIVDAERRAAISLNHSATHLLHAALRQVLGEHVTQKGSLVKADSLRFDFSHLEAVTAAELKEVERLVNAQIRRNHVIETNVMDIESAKKKGAMALFGEKYDDEVRVLSMGDFSTELCGGIHASSTGDIGLFKISSEGGIAAGIRRIEAVTGEGALDAIEAQAAKYEEKLAESAQKAKSLEKEIQKLKDKMAAAESANIMGKAQEINGVKVLIAGMEGADSKNLRTMVDDIKNQMGSGVVMLANVNDGKIGLIAGVTKDLISKVKAGDLVKMVAEQVGGKGGGRPDMAQAGGADVAALPEAIQSVQPWLEERL, from the coding sequence ATGTACATGAGCACTGATGAGGTTCGTAACGCGTTCCTCAAGTTCTTTGAGAGCAAAGGACACCAAATCGTAGAAAGTTCATCGTTAGTACCGCATAACGACCCAACCCTGCTATTCACAAATGCAGGTATGAACCAATTTAAAGATTGTTTCTTAGGTTTAGAAAAACGCGCTTACACACGAGCAACTACGGCTCAACGCTGTGTACGTGCGGGTGGTAAGCACAATGACCTAGAAAACGTTGGCTTCACGGCTCGTCACCATACTTTCTTTGAAATGCTAGGTAACTTTAGTTTTGGCGACTATTTCAAAGAAGATGCTATTGCGTTTGCTTGGGAATTCCTGACTGAAACGCTTAAATTACCTGCAGAGCGTCTACTCGTAACAATTTATGAAACGGACGATGAAGCATTCGATATCTGGAACAAGAAAGTAGGCGTTCCAGCAGACCGCATTATTCGCATCGGCGACAAGAAAGGTGGTAAACCATACGAGTCAGATAACTTCTGGCAAATGGGTGACACTGGTCCTTGTGGTCCATGTACTGAAATCTTCTACGATCACGGTGAGCACATCTGGGGTGGCCGTCCTGGTACACCTGAAGAAGATGGTGACCGTTTCATCGAGATCTGGAACAACGTATTCATGCAGTTCAACCGTCACGCAGACGGCACTATGGAACCGCTACCAAAACCATCGGTAGATACGGGGATGGGTATCGAGCGTATCTCTGCAATCATGCAAGGCGTTCACTCAAACTACGAAATCGATGTATTCCAAACTCTGATCAAAGCAGCCGCTGAAGTGATCGGTTACGAAGATCTATCAAACCAATCGTTACGCGTTATCGCTGACCACATCCGTTCATGTTCATTCCTGATCGTTGATGGCGTTATGCCTTCAAACGAAGGTCGTGGCTACGTTCTACGTCGTATCATCCGTCGTGCAGTTCGTCACGGTAACAAGCTGGGCGCCCAAGGTGCATTCTTCCACAAACTGGTTGGTGTACTAGCAGACATCATGGGCACGGCTGGCGAAGAGCTGAAGCGTCAACAAGCAGTGGTTGAAAAAGTACTGCGTATTGAAGAAGAAAACTTCGGTCGTACACTTGAGCGCGGTATGGCTATTCTAAACGAAGCTTTAGATAACCTAGACGGTAAAGTGCTAGACGGCGAAACCGTATTCAAACTTTACGATACTTACGGCTTCCCTGCTGACTTAACTAACGACGTTGCACGTGAACGTGAGTTCGCAATCGACGAAGAAGGTTTCGAGAAAGCGATGGAAGAGCAGCGTCAACGTGCGCGTGAAGCTGGTAACTTCGGTACTGACTACAACGCAGCAATCAAAGTTGATACGCAAACAGAATTCTGTGGTTACACAGGCACAAAAGGCTCTAGCTCGGTAGCAGCGATGTTCGTTGAAGGTAATGAAGTCGATTCACTATCTGCAGGCGACAAAGCAATCATCGTACTTGGTGAGACTCCATTCTACGCTGAGTCAGGCGGCCAATGTGGTGACGCTGGTGAAATCCGCACTGAGTCTGGCGTATTCCGTGTTGAAGACACTCAGAAACTAGGCAATGCAATCGCACACCACGGTGTAATGGCAGAAGGCGTGCTAGCGAAAGGTGACGAAGTAGCAACTATCGTTGACGCTGAGCGTCGCGCAGCTATCTCTCTAAACCACTCAGCAACGCACTTGCTACACGCTGCACTACGCCAAGTTCTTGGTGAGCATGTAACGCAAAAAGGTTCACTAGTGAAGGCTGACAGCCTACGTTTCGACTTCTCACACCTAGAAGCGGTAACCGCAGCGGAACTGAAAGAAGTTGAGCGCCTGGTAAACGCACAAATTCGGCGTAACCACGTGATTGAAACCAACGTGATGGACATTGAGTCTGCGAAGAAGAAAGGCGCAATGGCACTGTTCGGTGAGAAGTACGACGACGAAGTGCGCGTACTGTCTATGGGCGATTTCTCGACTGAGCTATGTGGTGGTATCCACGCTTCAAGCACTGGTGACATCGGTCTATTTAAGATCTCTTCTGAAGGTGGTATCGCGGCAGGTATCCGTCGTATTGAAGCAGTAACGGGTGAAGGAGCGCTAGATGCAATCGAAGCTCAAGCGGCTAAGTACGAAGAGAAACTGGCTGAATCTGCACAGAAAGCGAAATCTCTTGAGAAAGAAATTCAGAAACTGAAAGACAAGATGGCTGCTGCAGAAAGTGCAAACATCATGGGTAAAGCTCAGGAAATTAACGGTGTTAAAGTGCTGATCGCTGGTATGGAAGGTGCCGATAGTAAAAATCTACGCACTATGGTTGATGACATCAAGAATCAAATGGGCAGCGGTGTTGTTATGTTGGCAAACGTCAATGATGGCAAGATTGGCCTGATTGCTGGTGTTACCAAAGATCTGATCAGCAAAGTTAAAGCGGGTGACCTTGTTAAGATGGTTGCTGAACAAGTCGGTGGCAAAGGCGGTGGCCGTCCAGATATGGCGCAAGCTGGTGGTGCAGACGTTGCTGCGCTGCCTGAAGCTATTCAATCAGTACAGCCTTGGCTAGAAGAACGCCTGTAA